Proteins encoded by one window of Polaribacter haliotis:
- the map gene encoding type I methionyl aminopeptidase, translating into MIKIKTKEEIELMRESALIVSKTLGMLAKEVKPGISTLYLDKLAEDFIRAEGAIPGFLGLYDFPNTLCMSPNSQVVHGIPNKEPLKEGDIISIDCGAKKNGFYGDHAYTFAVGEIASETKKLLDVTRESLYVGIREFKAGNRVGDVGYAIQKFTEDHGYGVVRELVGHGLGREMHEDPEMPNYGKRGRGKKFIEGMVVAIEPMTNLGTHKIRQHSDGWTITTLDNKPSAHFEHDVAIVNGKPELLSTFKYIHEALGVVTNEEDEFRAN; encoded by the coding sequence ATGATTAAAATTAAAACCAAAGAAGAAATAGAGTTAATGCGTGAAAGTGCATTAATAGTTTCTAAAACTTTAGGAATGTTAGCCAAAGAAGTAAAACCAGGTATTTCTACTTTATATTTAGATAAACTTGCAGAAGATTTTATTAGAGCAGAAGGTGCAATTCCAGGTTTTTTAGGTTTGTACGACTTCCCAAATACACTTTGTATGAGTCCGAACTCGCAAGTAGTTCATGGAATTCCAAATAAAGAACCATTAAAAGAAGGCGATATTATTTCCATAGATTGTGGAGCTAAAAAGAACGGATTTTATGGAGATCATGCTTACACTTTTGCAGTTGGCGAAATTGCATCTGAAACAAAAAAATTATTAGACGTTACTAGAGAAAGTTTATATGTTGGTATTCGTGAATTTAAAGCGGGTAACAGAGTTGGCGATGTAGGTTATGCTATCCAGAAATTTACAGAAGACCATGGTTATGGAGTTGTTAGAGAATTGGTTGGACATGGATTAGGAAGAGAAATGCACGAAGATCCAGAAATGCCAAATTATGGTAAAAGAGGAAGAGGAAAGAAATTTATAGAAGGAATGGTTGTAGCCATTGAACCTATGACAAATTTAGGAACTCATAAAATAAGACAACATTCAGACGGTTGGACAATTACCACCCTAGACAATAAGCCTTCTGCACATTTCGAACATGATGTTGCAATTGTTAATGGAAAACCAGAATTACTTTCAACATTTAAATATATACATGAAGCTTTAGGGGTTGTTACTAATGAGGAAGATGAATTTAGAGCAAACTAG
- the gpmI gene encoding 2,3-bisphosphoglycerate-independent phosphoglycerate mutase: MNKKVILMILDGWGITQDPKVSAIYNANTPYINNLYNQYPHAELRTDGLHVGLPEGQMGNSEVGHMNLGAGRIVYQNLARINKAVKEKTLGKEKVLLDTLNYAKENNKDVHLLGLVSNGGIHAHIDHLKGILDVAKENEVNNVYLHAFTDGRDCDPKSGTFFINDIQDYMKESTGELATVTGRYYAMDRDNRWERVKEAYDGVVNGIGEKTTDVITTINKNYEAGLTDEFHKPIIVTNADGSPKAQIKEGDVVLFFNYRTDRGRELTNALSQNDFPEFGMKKLDLYFTTITLYDESFKGINVIYNSDNIKNTLGEVLSDAGKKQIRIAETEKYPHVTFFFSGGQETPFEGESRILRNSPKVATYDLKPEMSAYELKDALCEDLEKGEADFVCLNFANGDMVGHTGIMEAAIKACETVDICAKEVIETGLKNGYSTLLIADHGNCETMMNPDGSPHTAHTTNPVPFILIDDEIKSIKSGILGDIAPTILDLMGVKQPEEMTQHSLL; this comes from the coding sequence ATGAATAAGAAAGTAATTTTAATGATTTTGGATGGATGGGGTATTACACAAGACCCAAAAGTATCCGCAATTTACAACGCAAACACACCTTATATTAACAATTTATACAACCAATATCCGCATGCGGAATTAAGAACAGATGGTTTACATGTTGGTTTACCTGAAGGACAGATGGGAAATTCGGAAGTTGGTCATATGAATTTAGGTGCTGGTAGAATTGTATATCAAAATTTAGCAAGAATTAATAAAGCTGTTAAAGAAAAAACTTTAGGCAAAGAAAAAGTGTTATTAGATACTTTAAATTACGCTAAAGAAAACAACAAAGATGTTCATTTATTAGGTTTGGTTTCTAATGGTGGTATTCATGCGCACATAGATCATTTAAAAGGAATTTTAGATGTTGCCAAAGAAAATGAAGTAAACAATGTGTATTTGCATGCATTTACAGACGGTAGAGATTGCGATCCTAAATCTGGTACTTTTTTCATAAATGATATTCAAGATTACATGAAAGAAAGTACAGGAGAATTAGCTACTGTAACTGGGCGTTATTATGCAATGGATAGAGATAATCGATGGGAACGTGTTAAAGAGGCTTATGATGGTGTTGTAAATGGTATTGGTGAAAAAACTACAGATGTTATTACAACTATAAACAAAAATTACGAAGCTGGTTTAACAGACGAATTTCACAAACCAATTATAGTAACAAATGCTGATGGTTCTCCAAAAGCACAAATAAAAGAAGGTGATGTAGTTTTATTTTTCAACTATAGAACAGATAGAGGAAGAGAACTTACAAATGCATTGTCTCAAAATGATTTCCCTGAATTTGGAATGAAAAAATTAGACTTATATTTTACAACTATTACTTTATATGATGAATCTTTTAAAGGAATTAACGTAATTTATAACAGCGATAATATTAAAAACACGTTAGGAGAAGTATTATCTGATGCTGGTAAAAAACAAATTAGAATTGCTGAAACAGAGAAATATCCTCACGTTACATTTTTCTTTTCTGGCGGACAAGAAACTCCTTTTGAAGGTGAATCTCGAATTTTAAGAAATTCACCAAAAGTAGCAACTTACGATTTAAAACCAGAAATGAGTGCATACGAATTAAAAGATGCACTTTGTGAAGATTTAGAAAAAGGCGAAGCAGATTTTGTTTGTTTAAACTTTGCAAATGGAGATATGGTTGGCCATACAGGAATAATGGAAGCAGCAATTAAAGCTTGTGAAACTGTAGACATTTGTGCAAAAGAAGTAATAGAAACTGGTTTAAAAAACGGTTATTCTACTTTATTAATTGCAGATCATGGAAATTGCGAAACAATGATGAATCCAGATGGTTCACCTCATACTGCACATACAACAAACCCAGTTCCTTTCATTTTAATTGATGATGAAATAAAATCCATAAAAAGTGGTATCTTGGGCGATATTGCTCCTACCATATTAGATTTAATGGGTGTAAAACAACCAGAAGAAATGACACAGCATTCGTTACTATAA
- a CDS encoding thioredoxin family protein — protein sequence MKKIFTIVCAILLISCNAQQEITAAKNKSGDLIGFANKESFMQAPYNSWFTQKFDNYTPDEATIEALKKELKGYKIKGFMGTWCGDSKRETPHFYKILEQANFNFKNLDLVTVNRSKKTPDNLQEGLDIKRVPTFIFYKDGKEVGRYVEYARESLEKDILKIVSRQPYKHSYDKSK from the coding sequence ATGAAAAAAATATTTACAATTGTATGCGCCATCCTTTTAATTTCTTGTAACGCACAACAAGAAATTACTGCAGCTAAAAATAAAAGTGGAGACTTAATTGGTTTTGCTAATAAAGAGTCTTTTATGCAAGCGCCTTACAACTCTTGGTTTACTCAAAAATTTGACAATTATACTCCAGATGAAGCCACTATCGAAGCTTTAAAAAAAGAATTAAAAGGCTATAAAATAAAAGGTTTTATGGGAACTTGGTGTGGAGATAGCAAAAGAGAAACACCACATTTTTATAAGATTTTAGAACAAGCTAATTTTAATTTTAAAAATTTAGATTTAGTTACTGTTAATCGTAGTAAAAAAACCCCAGATAATTTACAAGAAGGTTTAGACATAAAAAGAGTACCTACTTTTATTTTCTATAAAGATGGAAAAGAAGTTGGACGCTATGTAGAATATGCAAGAGAATCTTTAGAGAAAGATATTTTAAAAATCGTATCGAGACAACCATATAAACATTCTTACGATAAAAGTAAATAA
- a CDS encoding response regulator, with the protein MTLKICIAEDNYFLVKAIKEKLSYFNDISVKFHANNGAELIGKLEENHNIDVILMDIQMPEMDGIKATEIIKTKHPQIKIIMLTVVDDDDCIFNAIKAGANGYLLKEIDANNLYKSILEVTKGGAPMTPSIALKTLNLLRNPTLLETKKIETSEIKLSKRETEILVQLSKGLNYNAIADNLIISPSTVRKHIENIYKKLQVHSKMEAVMKAQKRNLI; encoded by the coding sequence ATGACTCTAAAAATCTGTATCGCCGAAGACAATTATTTTTTAGTAAAAGCTATCAAAGAAAAACTATCTTATTTTAATGATATTTCTGTGAAATTTCATGCAAATAATGGTGCAGAACTAATTGGTAAATTAGAGGAAAACCATAATATAGACGTTATTTTAATGGACATTCAAATGCCGGAAATGGATGGTATAAAGGCTACAGAAATTATAAAAACCAAACACCCTCAAATAAAAATTATAATGCTTACGGTTGTAGATGATGATGATTGTATTTTTAATGCAATTAAAGCAGGAGCTAATGGTTATTTATTAAAAGAAATAGATGCTAACAACCTTTACAAAAGCATTTTAGAAGTCACAAAAGGTGGTGCACCAATGACGCCAAGTATTGCCTTAAAAACTTTAAACTTACTAAGAAACCCTACGCTTCTAGAAACAAAAAAAATAGAAACTAGTGAAATAAAACTTTCTAAAAGAGAAACCGAAATTCTAGTACAATTAAGTAAAGGTTTAAATTACAATGCAATTGCAGATAATTTAATAATCTCTCCATCTACTGTTAGAAAACATATCGAAAATATTTATAAGAAACTACAAGTACACAGTAAAATGGAAGCTGTAATGAAAGCGCAAAAAAGAAATCTTATTTAA
- a CDS encoding rhodanese-like domain-containing protein — MGLFGIFSQKDKSEIIKEYLEKDAIILDVRTLSEWNEGHIEKSKHIVLNLIPLEIEQIKSWEKPVIAVCRSGGRSGQATQFLAQNGVDVVNGGPWQNVAQHLD, encoded by the coding sequence ATGGGATTGTTTGGAATTTTTAGTCAGAAAGATAAATCTGAAATCATAAAAGAGTATTTAGAAAAAGATGCAATAATTTTAGATGTTAGAACATTATCTGAGTGGAATGAAGGGCATATTGAAAAATCTAAACACATTGTGTTAAATTTAATTCCGTTAGAAATAGAGCAAATAAAATCTTGGGAAAAACCTGTAATTGCAGTTTGTAGAAGTGGAGGTAGAAGTGGACAAGCTACACAATTTTTAGCCCAAAATGGAGTAGATGTTGTTAATGGTGGTCCATGGCAAAATGTGGCACAACATTTAGATTAA
- a CDS encoding tetratricopeptide repeat protein, with the protein MKKILIAFCCVMTFSMSYSQSNLDIANVYIKRANSVIEESIDYKEALALFEKAMKYMDTITSPDIASLGSRIYFELEDYREAQKYSKQFFLISKNKRSESYIQQLDLFVTINEELELQIAEENRIAEEKLQRQKELQRIDSLKTVWKTTSAKLAIKVDSIYSFNKNNYALYTKDNKFGIINDVGNIVVEASEFLYGVNFEGYIVLQNKKEDPNKIYYFNTFKGTGNMLPSPSDFNSISTHFGKVMLPRSNGRLVTYPNNSYQPMVYDLNVNKFVKVSNQEDLFKTLKKGDIIRKYNKEGEIKLDKDWYIFGGHLGGGVHPLYVENDYNINGYLFSVDGSVTSANSQYKYLGAFYNSKLEAINGSTRVWLNQNGTKVAALKDATANYEGNSKVVKLEDGAYQIFKDGKIVKGTESLEKMVDYLRKFN; encoded by the coding sequence ATGAAAAAAATACTAATAGCGTTTTGTTGCGTTATGACATTTTCAATGTCATATTCTCAGTCTAATTTAGATATTGCAAACGTTTATATTAAAAGAGCAAATTCGGTTATAGAAGAAAGTATAGATTATAAAGAAGCTTTGGCTCTTTTTGAAAAAGCAATGAAATATATGGACACCATAACTTCGCCAGATATTGCAAGTTTAGGTTCTAGAATTTATTTTGAATTAGAAGACTATAGAGAAGCACAAAAATATTCTAAACAATTTTTTCTTATTTCTAAAAATAAGAGATCTGAGTCATACATACAACAGTTAGACCTATTTGTAACTATTAACGAAGAATTAGAGCTTCAAATTGCAGAAGAAAATAGGATTGCAGAAGAAAAATTACAAAGACAGAAAGAATTACAAAGAATAGATTCTTTAAAAACAGTTTGGAAAACTACTTCTGCTAAACTTGCTATAAAAGTCGACAGTATATATAGTTTTAATAAAAATAATTACGCACTTTACACTAAAGATAATAAGTTTGGTATAATAAACGATGTTGGAAATATTGTTGTTGAAGCCTCAGAATTTCTATATGGAGTTAATTTTGAAGGTTATATTGTTCTTCAAAACAAAAAAGAAGACCCAAATAAAATTTACTATTTTAATACCTTTAAGGGTACTGGAAATATGTTACCATCGCCATCTGATTTTAATTCTATTTCTACACATTTTGGAAAAGTAATGCTACCAAGATCTAATGGTAGATTGGTTACTTATCCAAACAATTCTTACCAACCAATGGTTTATGATTTAAATGTGAACAAATTTGTAAAGGTTTCGAACCAAGAAGATTTATTTAAGACCTTAAAAAAAGGTGATATTATACGTAAATATAATAAAGAAGGAGAAATTAAATTAGATAAGGATTGGTATATTTTTGGTGGTCATTTAGGTGGAGGAGTGCATCCATTGTATGTAGAAAATGACTATAATATAAATGGATATTTATTTTCAGTAGATGGTTCTGTAACATCTGCAAACTCTCAATATAAATATTTAGGTGCTTTTTACAATAGTAAATTAGAAGCTATAAATGGAAGTACAAGAGTTTGGTTAAACCAAAATGGAACTAAAGTAGCAGCTCTTAAAGACGCAACAGCTAATTACGAAGGTAATTCTAAAGTAGTAAAATTAGAAGACGGAGCTTATCAAATTTTTAAGGACGGAAAAATTGTAAAGGGAACAGAATCTTTGGAAAAGATGGTAGATTATTTAAGGAAATTTAATTAA
- a CDS encoding aromatic amino acid hydroxylase → MDAHFELNDVTKKLPKHLHKFVVKQPYDEYTAQNQAVWRYVMRMNVDYLSKVAHSSYVKGLKKTGISIEKIPHMAGMNRILKDIGWAAVSVDGFIPPNAFMEFQAYNVLVIASDMRTINHIEYTPAPDIIHEAAGHAPIIANPEYAEYLRRFGEIGSKAISSAKDYEMYEAIRLLSILKEDPNSTEKEVEDAQTKVEYLQDNMGELSEMAQIRNLHWWTVEYGLIGSLEDPKIYGAGLLSSIGESAWCMKDEVKKVPYSIESANINFDITKPQPQLYVTPDFAHLSLVLEQFANKMAIRKGGLKGIQKLINSKNLGTIELSTGIQISGVFTNVIEDENGKPIYFQTTGNTALANRDKELIGHGIENHFNGFGSPVGKLKGINIAIENMSPRDLEAYQIYEGKKINLEFEGGIKVEGDVITGTRDLRGKILLISFENCTVTHGETVLFKPEWGIYDMAVGKEVVSAYSGASDINSFEDNSKVSETKTHKIKYSENEKVLYNLYDNVCEMRETNTSSEENIETIFNQVKTNFPIDWLLSLELYEVALQNNFTVKTDILNYLFELQQNKKYKRLIENGLNLLQVNELQS, encoded by the coding sequence ATGGATGCTCATTTTGAATTGAACGATGTTACCAAGAAACTTCCCAAACATTTACACAAGTTTGTGGTAAAACAACCTTATGACGAATATACAGCTCAAAACCAAGCAGTTTGGAGATATGTAATGAGAATGAATGTAGATTATTTGAGTAAAGTAGCACACAGCTCTTATGTAAAAGGATTAAAAAAAACAGGAATTTCAATTGAGAAAATTCCACACATGGCTGGCATGAATCGTATTTTAAAAGATATTGGTTGGGCTGCAGTTTCTGTAGATGGTTTTATTCCACCAAATGCTTTTATGGAATTTCAAGCCTATAATGTGTTGGTTATCGCTTCAGATATGCGAACTATTAATCATATAGAATACACTCCAGCACCAGATATTATCCATGAAGCAGCAGGTCATGCACCTATTATTGCCAACCCAGAATATGCAGAATATTTAAGACGTTTTGGAGAAATTGGAAGTAAAGCAATTTCGTCTGCAAAAGATTACGAAATGTACGAAGCAATTCGTTTGTTGTCTATTTTAAAAGAAGATCCTAATTCTACAGAAAAAGAAGTAGAAGATGCACAAACAAAAGTAGAATATTTACAAGATAATATGGGCGAATTATCTGAAATGGCACAAATTAGAAATTTACATTGGTGGACAGTTGAATATGGTTTAATTGGCAGTTTAGAAGACCCAAAAATTTATGGAGCAGGTTTACTCTCTTCTATTGGCGAAAGTGCTTGGTGTATGAAAGATGAAGTAAAAAAAGTACCTTATTCGATTGAATCTGCAAATATAAATTTCGACATTACAAAACCACAACCACAATTATATGTTACGCCAGATTTTGCACATTTAAGCTTGGTTTTAGAACAATTTGCAAATAAAATGGCGATTCGAAAAGGAGGTTTAAAAGGCATTCAAAAATTAATAAATTCCAAAAACTTAGGAACGATAGAATTAAGTACAGGAATACAAATTTCGGGCGTTTTTACTAATGTTATTGAAGATGAAAATGGAAAACCAATTTACTTTCAAACGACAGGAAATACAGCTTTAGCAAATAGAGACAAAGAATTAATTGGACATGGAATAGAAAACCATTTTAATGGTTTTGGGAGCCCTGTTGGAAAATTAAAAGGTATAAATATTGCCATAGAAAATATGAGTCCAAGAGATTTGGAAGCCTACCAAATTTACGAAGGCAAAAAAATAAACTTAGAATTTGAAGGTGGAATAAAAGTAGAAGGAGATGTAATTACAGGAACTAGAGATTTACGAGGTAAAATTCTACTAATTTCTTTCGAAAACTGTACAGTTACACATGGAGAAACTGTCTTGTTTAAACCAGAATGGGGTATTTACGATATGGCTGTTGGAAAAGAAGTAGTTTCTGCGTATTCTGGAGCTTCAGATATTAACTCATTTGAAGATAATTCTAAAGTTTCAGAAACGAAAACTCATAAAATTAAATATTCCGAAAACGAGAAAGTTTTATATAATTTATACGACAATGTTTGTGAAATGAGAGAAACGAATACAAGTTCTGAAGAAAACATCGAAACTATTTTTAATCAAGTAAAAACAAATTTTCCTATAGATTGGTTGTTGAGTTTAGAATTATATGAAGTAGCTTTGCAAAATAATTTTACTGTAAAAACAGATATTTTAAATTATCTATTCGAATTGCAGCAAAATAAAAAATATAAAAGGTTAATTGAAAACGGATTGAATTTGTTACAGGTAAACGAATTACAATCATAA
- a CDS encoding tetratricopeptide repeat-containing sensor histidine kinase, with product MTFNFKTTIFLLFIYSVSFSQSKEVLSYDNSNAIFLKARESLKKNSEDSIHYYFKKVTPFSKNKKHYKKYLDFITEFAHYYDGAGAFEKSIDLSQKGLAIAEFFEDNYYKSQMLVNISATYRIFHDYKKAIEYGKLATKILENDKTIPLKSKTNALSITAAAFNENNELDSALVYQKKILNYLPELDSTDIRNNIVNIGYTYMLLGDLENSKLYTERGLSLYKPTKNDYALGAIYTNLAMYGRRAKKYKYALRMFDSAIHYSNKSKYIETFVWIYDERAQLYKENKNFVKAIEDLEKLLIIKDSVFKNDRAKSTLETEAKYQTAKKEKEIAIQKEQLLENKLAIKNRNLYAILLGSALLILAIIFFAIYKRNQFKRKQLQKEIDLKDALATIKTQNRLQEQRLRISRDLHDNIGSQLTFIISSVDNLKFVTKDANTKLKNKLAGISSFTTETIYELRDTIWAMNKNEITVEDLHTRILSFIEKAKNATENIDFIVNYNINKNEAFSSLEGMNIFRVIQEAINNAIKYAQASKIEINIDKKENQFLISVIDNGIGFDINSVELGNGLSNMEKRMSEIGGTVKIDSKLEIGTIINIETSQKNTANDV from the coding sequence ATGACATTTAATTTCAAAACAACAATTTTCTTACTATTTATTTATTCAGTTAGTTTTTCGCAATCAAAAGAAGTTCTTTCTTATGATAATTCGAATGCTATTTTTTTAAAAGCCAGAGAGTCTCTAAAAAAAAATTCCGAAGATAGTATTCACTATTACTTTAAAAAGGTAACTCCTTTTAGTAAAAATAAAAAACATTACAAAAAGTATTTAGATTTTATTACTGAATTTGCTCATTATTATGATGGTGCAGGTGCTTTTGAAAAAAGCATAGATTTATCTCAAAAAGGATTAGCAATTGCAGAGTTTTTTGAAGACAATTACTACAAATCTCAAATGCTAGTAAATATTTCTGCTACCTATCGTATTTTTCATGATTATAAAAAAGCAATTGAGTATGGAAAGCTAGCAACAAAAATTTTAGAAAATGATAAAACCATTCCCCTAAAATCTAAAACAAATGCACTAAGCATTACAGCTGCAGCATTTAACGAAAATAACGAGTTGGATAGTGCTTTAGTTTATCAAAAAAAAATATTAAATTATTTACCTGAATTAGATTCTACAGATATTAGAAATAATATTGTAAACATAGGTTACACTTATATGCTTTTAGGTGATTTAGAAAATTCTAAACTTTACACAGAAAGAGGCTTATCTCTTTATAAACCTACAAAAAATGACTATGCTTTGGGTGCTATATACACAAATTTAGCGATGTATGGTAGAAGAGCTAAAAAATATAAATATGCCCTTAGAATGTTTGACTCTGCAATTCATTATTCAAATAAAAGCAAGTATATAGAAACTTTTGTGTGGATTTATGACGAAAGAGCACAGTTGTATAAAGAGAATAAAAATTTTGTAAAAGCTATTGAAGATTTAGAAAAATTATTAATAATTAAAGATTCCGTATTTAAAAATGACCGTGCAAAATCAACTTTAGAAACTGAAGCTAAATATCAAACCGCAAAAAAAGAAAAGGAAATTGCAATTCAAAAAGAACAACTATTAGAAAATAAACTCGCTATAAAAAACAGAAACTTATATGCAATTCTTTTGGGATCTGCATTGCTTATTTTAGCAATTATATTCTTCGCTATTTATAAGAGAAACCAATTTAAACGTAAACAACTTCAAAAAGAAATAGACTTAAAAGATGCTTTAGCAACTATAAAAACTCAAAACAGATTGCAAGAACAACGTTTGCGTATTTCCAGAGATTTGCACGATAATATTGGTTCTCAACTTACTTTTATTATTTCTTCTGTAGATAATTTAAAATTTGTAACCAAAGATGCAAACACAAAACTAAAAAATAAATTGGCAGGAATTAGTTCTTTTACAACTGAGACAATTTACGAGTTAAGAGATACTATTTGGGCAATGAATAAAAACGAAATTACTGTAGAAGATTTGCACACAAGAATTTTATCTTTTATTGAAAAAGCAAAAAATGCCACAGAAAATATCGATTTTATAGTCAATTATAATATCAACAAAAATGAAGCTTTTTCTTCTTTAGAAGGCATGAATATTTTTAGAGTAATTCAAGAAGCAATTAACAACGCAATAAAATATGCCCAAGCTTCAAAAATTGAAATTAATATTGATAAAAAAGAAAATCAGTTTTTAATTTCTGTGATTGATAATGGAATTGGTTTCGATATAAATTCTGTGGAATTGGGCAATGGATTATCGAACATGGAAAAAAGAATGAGCGAAATTGGTGGAACCGTAAAAATAGATTCGAAATTAGAAATAGGTACAATTATTAACATTGAAACCTCTCAAAAAAATACGGCAAATGACGTATAA
- a CDS encoding BT0820 family HAD-type phosphatase: MTFNNNLLIAVDFDGTIVEDAYPEVGKPLIFAFETLHKLQSEGYRLILWTYRSGSKLEEAVAFCKKNGIEFYAVNNSYPEEIFDGIDSRKIHADLFIDDRNVGGFIGWTAVYKQIFNYEPTVKKKKGFFSFFK; this comes from the coding sequence ATGACTTTTAACAACAACCTGCTAATTGCTGTAGATTTCGATGGCACCATTGTAGAAGATGCATATCCAGAAGTTGGAAAACCATTAATTTTTGCTTTCGAAACACTGCACAAACTACAATCCGAAGGTTACAGGTTAATCCTTTGGACTTATAGAAGTGGCTCTAAATTAGAAGAAGCTGTTGCATTTTGTAAAAAAAATGGTATCGAATTCTACGCTGTAAACAATAGTTATCCTGAAGAAATTTTCGATGGAATAGACAGTAGAAAAATTCATGCAGATTTATTTATAGACGATAGAAATGTTGGCGGTTTTATTGGCTGGACAGCTGTTTACAAACAAATTTTTAACTACGAACCAACCGTAAAAAAGAAAAAAGGATTTTTCTCTTTTTTCAAATAA
- a CDS encoding class I SAM-dependent methyltransferase, whose translation MYIFKSILNTIPRPLLIKASYLVRPVIAWYLKGNKFTDPIDGRSFKKFLPYGYGKQRENALSPSTLSLERHRLMWLFLKDETVFFTSTKKLKVLHIAPEQCFLDLFRKQKNLDYTTSDLESPIADVKADICDLPFKDNKFDVVFCNHVLEHIQDDTKAMQELYRVLKPGGFGIFQIPQDLSREKTFEDDSITNRKKRAEIFGQYDHVRIYGRDYFNKLRSIGFTVNEVDYTKKIAPEKLERFCLMKNEILPVCFK comes from the coding sequence GTGTATATCTTTAAATCCATCTTAAACACCATTCCAAGACCTTTACTAATAAAGGCCAGCTATTTGGTGCGACCAGTTATTGCTTGGTATTTAAAAGGTAATAAATTTACAGATCCAATAGATGGGAGAAGCTTTAAAAAGTTTTTACCTTATGGATATGGAAAACAAAGAGAAAATGCTTTATCTCCTTCTACATTATCCTTAGAAAGACACAGGTTAATGTGGCTTTTCTTAAAAGATGAAACTGTTTTTTTTACTTCTACAAAAAAGTTAAAAGTATTACACATTGCTCCTGAACAGTGTTTTTTAGATCTTTTTAGGAAGCAAAAAAACTTAGACTATACAACTTCGGACTTAGAATCGCCAATCGCAGACGTTAAAGCAGATATTTGCGATTTACCTTTTAAAGACAACAAATTTGATGTTGTTTTTTGTAACCATGTATTGGAACACATCCAAGATGACACCAAAGCAATGCAAGAATTATATAGAGTTTTAAAACCTGGTGGATTTGGTATTTTTCAAATTCCGCAAGATTTGTCTAGAGAAAAAACTTTCGAAGACGATTCTATTACAAATCGAAAAAAACGTGCGGAAATTTTTGGACAATATGATCATGTAAGAATTTATGGTCGAGATTATTTTAACAAACTACGTTCTATAGGTTTTACTGTAAACGAAGTAGATTATACAAAAAAAATCGCTCCAGAAAAACTAGAACGATTTTGTTTAATGAAGAATGAAATTCTTCCTGTATGCTTTAAATAG